In the Gemmatimonadales bacterium genome, one interval contains:
- a CDS encoding tetratricopeptide repeat protein, which produces MSFWQRVFGKLNSDQSGPQRLDYLNEALALERQGDFTAAITSYRLGLREHPDDPRILQNMAIAFTKTGQPDEAIRHYRRALELDSSLTGAHYGLAFLLLKRGNEEKAAEHLRAFLNRPPRGPDADRWIQHAESTLRELEPVAAKAYGSA; this is translated from the coding sequence ATGAGCTTCTGGCAACGCGTCTTCGGTAAACTGAACTCGGACCAATCCGGGCCCCAGCGCCTCGACTATCTCAACGAAGCGCTGGCGCTCGAGCGTCAGGGCGATTTCACCGCCGCGATTACCTCGTATCGGCTCGGCCTGCGGGAACATCCGGATGACCCTCGGATCCTCCAGAATATGGCCATTGCCTTTACCAAGACAGGCCAGCCCGACGAAGCCATTCGCCACTACCGCCGCGCCCTGGAACTGGACTCTTCGCTGACGGGCGCCCATTATGGATTGGCGTTCCTGCTGCTCAAACGCGGGAACGAGGAGAAGGCAGCGGAGCATTTGCGCGCCTTCCTCAATCGCCCACCCCGTGGACCGGACGCCGACCGTTGGATTCAGCACGCCGAATCAACCCTGCGGGAACTCGAACCCGTCGCCGCCAAGGCCTACGGCTCGGCCTGA
- a CDS encoding TldD/PmbA family protein, producing MRELLARALTAAPGYVEIRLRRRWSTAVVFRRHRLEVATEYHASGGVVRCLAPGHGWGAVAFTDAEQAAAAVQRAYELSTETRPDRDIILAPIPVRQVERADGLTDDPRLAALPDKRDLLDGLTAELHGVDRRIVDSRTSYGDTVLETWLVTSEGAWLHDLRSESTLGALAVAGEDGGQERALESIAVAGGWGAFGERRSMFRQVAERAIARLHAKPIVSARYPVVFDPRASGALALQTITNLCRAPSRGVDRNLLPLGQRIGPECLSVGDDPTAPGLRTSLVLDDEGTPVTHAMVVRNGVVVGHLHTRETAARAGVAPTGHGLAPTLRSVPAARPANTYVAGTQGSAAQLIEEIPLGVYVADVLGVAVEGRHVTITPAVARMIRGGQLAEPVKCAPITSDLLSLYGRLDRVAGDFSWDPSAATLQEGGALRPVTTGAPHTRFIDLEISPLHL from the coding sequence ATGCGTGAACTGCTGGCCCGGGCGCTGACGGCCGCACCCGGGTACGTCGAAATCCGGTTGCGACGGCGGTGGTCGACCGCCGTGGTGTTCCGTCGTCACCGGCTCGAGGTGGCCACCGAGTACCACGCCAGTGGCGGCGTGGTCCGCTGCCTCGCACCGGGGCACGGCTGGGGGGCGGTGGCCTTCACCGATGCGGAGCAGGCGGCTGCCGCAGTGCAGCGCGCCTATGAGCTCTCCACCGAAACCCGCCCCGATCGGGACATCATCCTCGCGCCGATTCCCGTCCGCCAGGTGGAGCGGGCCGACGGGCTGACCGACGACCCTCGCCTCGCGGCCCTCCCGGACAAACGCGATCTGCTCGACGGGCTGACCGCCGAGCTGCATGGAGTCGATCGTCGCATCGTCGATTCGCGCACCAGCTACGGCGACACGGTGCTGGAGACCTGGCTGGTGACCAGCGAAGGCGCCTGGCTCCACGACTTGCGGAGCGAGAGCACGCTCGGTGCGCTGGCCGTGGCGGGCGAGGATGGCGGGCAGGAACGGGCCCTCGAATCCATCGCCGTGGCAGGCGGGTGGGGCGCGTTCGGTGAGCGCCGTTCGATGTTCCGCCAGGTGGCGGAGCGGGCCATCGCCCGGCTCCATGCCAAGCCGATCGTCTCGGCGCGGTACCCCGTCGTCTTCGACCCCCGGGCGAGCGGTGCGCTGGCGCTGCAGACCATCACGAATCTGTGCCGGGCGCCCTCGCGCGGAGTGGATCGGAACCTGTTGCCCCTGGGACAGCGGATCGGGCCGGAGTGCCTGTCCGTCGGCGACGATCCGACCGCCCCCGGGCTGCGCACCAGCCTGGTCCTCGACGACGAAGGCACCCCGGTGACCCACGCAATGGTGGTCCGCAACGGCGTCGTCGTCGGTCACCTGCACACCCGTGAAACCGCCGCGCGCGCCGGCGTGGCGCCTACCGGTCACGGCCTCGCGCCGACCCTCCGTTCGGTGCCCGCGGCTCGGCCTGCCAACACCTACGTAGCCGGTACCCAGGGATCCGCCGCGCAACTGATCGAGGAGATCCCGCTCGGTGTTTACGTGGCCGATGTGCTCGGTGTGGCGGTCGAGGGTCGCCACGTCACGATCACGCCGGCCGTGGCGCGGATGATCCGGGGCGGCCAGCTGGCGGAGCCGGTCAAATGCGCGCCGATTACTTCCGACCTGCTCAGCTTGTACGGCCGCCTCGACCGGGTGGCCGGCGACTTCAGCTGGGACCCCAGCGCGGCAACCCTGCAGGAGGGCGGTGCTCTCCGCCCGGTCACGACCGGAGCGCCGCACACCCGGTTCATCGACCTCGAGATCTCCCCACTCCATCTATGA